CGGCACCACTCTCGGCACTATCGCCTACATGTCCCCGGAACAGGCTCAAGGTGAGCAAGTAGATCTGCGCACGGACATTTGGGCGTTCGGGGTGGTGTTGTATGAAATGGTCACTGGACAAATACCGTTTAAGGGAGATTACGATCAGGCGCTGATCTATTCAATTTTAAACGAAGAACCGGAACCTTTGTCTGCATTGCGCAGCCGCGTTCCATTGGAGTTGGAGCGAATTGTCGAAAAATGCCTGGCAAAAGATGCAGCCGCCCGCTATCAGAACGCCAACGAACTCCCGGTGGATTTGAAAGCCATCGATATTTCCTCGGGAGGAAGCACTTCGAAAATTACCGCAACACGCTCGATATCGAAGATGTCCACAATGGCGACACCTGAGCCGAAAAAACCTTCACGCTTCAAACGCGCGTTGAAGTGGACTTTTACCGCGCTGGTTTTATTGGCAGCGGGATTTTCGATCTGGCGTTTCTGGGTTTCGCCTTTGCAAGCGCCCGTCCGCAGGTTGGTCATCAACACAGATGAAAATCTGGTCTTTTGGCAAAACTCTGCAGTGACTATTTCCCCAGACGGTAAAAATATTGTCTACGTCAGCCAACAAAATGGTGAGCCCAAGCTATTTCTACGATCATTAGAAAAATTTGAATCGACCCCGATTCAAGGAACTGAAAACGGCAACTCACCCTTTTTCTCCCCTGACGGCCAGTGGATCGGTTTTTATGCAGACGGGAAGTTAAAGAAGGCATCTATTTTTGGCGGCGTGCCTACCAAGATTTTAGATATAGACACATTCCTGGGCGCGAGCTGGACTCAAGAGGACACTATCTACTTCTCAACCCGCTCAAATGGCAATTGGTTTCTGGCAAAAATTTCGGCAACTGGCGGGACCTTGCAGCCGCTAACCCTGACACAAAATCCGTTGGAACCCATGAAAGTTTGCTGGCCGCAAGTGTTGCCGGGCGGTGAGGCGATCTTATTCACCAGCATCGCCGAGGCCAGCAGCAATCCCGACGAAGGCCAAATCGAGGTGCTTTCCTTAGCGACCGGCGAAAGACGTAAAGTGCTTGAAGGCGGCACCTATGCCCGCTACAGTCCCACCGGACATATCGTCGCGGCCTGGTCCGGGGGGTTGTTAGGCGTGCCATTCGATCTAAGTAAAATGGAAGTGACCGGTCCAACCATTCCTGTTCTGGAAGGCATTTTACTTGGCTCCAGTTACATCCCGAATTACACATTCTCGGAAGACGGCTTGCTGGTTTTTGTCCAGGGTGCAAAGGGTGGAGTCGAAAGGCGAATCATGGCTGCAAACCTTCAAGGCGGCTCACAACTATTGCTGGCAAAGAAGGAAGACTTCTCCCAACCACAATTTTCCCCTGATGAAAATCAAATAGCCTTGACGATTGAGAAAAACGGCAGCAGCAATATCTGGCTTAGTAACCTGAATGACGATGGATTACGCCAGTTAACTTTCGATGGCAACAACAGCCACCCGGTCTGGACTCCGGACGGCAAAAGTCTGACCTATGTTTCCGACCGAGACGGCAGCTGGAACCTTTTCCGCCAATCTCTGGAAGGCGCCGCGCAAGCCGAGCAATTGACCACCGGAGATAACCCAAAATGGCCGGCTTCCTGGTCGCCTGATGGCAGCGTGCTCGCTTATCACGAGGAACACCCCGACTCAAGTCTGGACATTTGGCTTCTCAAAATGAATGACCGCAAACCAGAGCCTTTTTTGCAGACTCGCTTCAATGAGCGCCAGGCGATTTTCGCGCCTAATGGCCAGTGGCTTGCTTTCGTTTCTGATCAATCCGGACAGGATGAAGTTTATGTGCGTGCCTTTGCCGGCAAAAGTGAAAGTACAAAAGTCTCTTCAG
This region of candidate division KSB1 bacterium genomic DNA includes:
- a CDS encoding protein kinase; the protein is MKLKQIGHYKILDKLGEGGMGVVYKAQDTKLKRTVALKFLPLDRLGTGEEKDRFVREAQAAAALNHPNIATIYSIDEEEGHLYISMEYIEGESLKEKTASSPLKLKKVVDISAQTALGLQAAHEQGVVHRDIKSSNIMVTPKGQVKIMDFGLAKFAGSSLLTKAGTTLGTIAYMSPEQAQGEQVDLRTDIWAFGVVLYEMVTGQIPFKGDYDQALIYSILNEEPEPLSALRSRVPLELERIVEKCLAKDAAARYQNANELPVDLKAIDISSGGSTSKITATRSISKMSTMATPEPKKPSRFKRALKWTFTALVLLAAGFSIWRFWVSPLQAPVRRLVINTDENLVFWQNSAVTISPDGKNIVYVSQQNGEPKLFLRSLEKFESTPIQGTENGNSPFFSPDGQWIGFYADGKLKKASIFGGVPTKILDIDTFLGASWTQEDTIYFSTRSNGNWFLAKISATGGTLQPLTLTQNPLEPMKVCWPQVLPGGEAILFTSIAEASSNPDEGQIEVLSLATGERRKVLEGGTYARYSPTGHIVAAWSGGLLGVPFDLSKMEVTGPTIPVLEGILLGSSYIPNYTFSEDGLLVFVQGAKGGVERRIMAANLQGGSQLLLAKKEDFSQPQFSPDENQIALTIEKNGSSNIWLSNLNDDGLRQLTFDGNNSHPVWTPDGKSLTYVSDRDGSWNLFRQSLEGAAQAEQLTTGDNPKWPASWSPDGSVLAYHEEHPDSSLDIWLLKMNDRKPEPFLQTRFNERQAIFAPNGQWLAFVSDQSGQDEVYVRAFAGKSESTKVSSAGGKWPMWHPNGQQLYYRFGDKLMAVAITTKPKFSAATARELFARRSREGRMNISHKSSRFLFVDADLAQEVSHLNVVLNWFEELNSKVPSGKRFFGIKF